One Hordeum vulgare subsp. vulgare chromosome 4H, MorexV3_pseudomolecules_assembly, whole genome shotgun sequence DNA window includes the following coding sequences:
- the LOC123447971 gene encoding FHA domain-containing protein PS1, with product MATTTAAGDVEAGAGSPIAAFAVAKGGVVLKHIFLNGPPTEAARRGPDRDRVEEEAEDPPVLFGRHPDCHVLIDHPSVSRRHLEVRCKRRQRRITVTDLSSVHGTWVSGQRIPPNTLVELVAGDTLQLGASKREYRLHWLSLREAFEMDDLLPPLVEEDKEDIHTHQEARNQLVPEQREPMETKTHQETKHQVVAEQTECWAEAIPSAPPLPESSLSHFHDNRVGVIKETIVSENSITESVASSVIQAAGKPVQSDKQKSSGTMSRRAKLKSVKSLYIDTGRRSRTLSYSYKNEEAQNENLVCSQNCKGECAACMVLFDNSDVKAGEKEKMIAPEKVHINPHVMDSITMERNQEVPNPLNLELSDNEKSILNFAKETEQHDIFSEISIPQDSFDTKPQMGPESPCSISPSVFKYEALAKQTSQLDSTIHMESYEAMPENPFMNDMIDGNTNSHQEMKHDGSSHHKLGGGLSNKEEMTQNKIVVEDCQLEGIILGSIFDNLDIEATEEKEEISVLDKETTTPHVSGNITFERSQLMLKPTSTQELMDSISPLNLEQDNFSESENSVLKIEKKRKSNEHTSGSCIPLMSVKTEFMLMSDDDFKNDIILDKENSVPPGNHDAAISPAEQGNLFLDENLAPASMDLKSISGKVLGSRMDSSVSEEFTSNRSIHQRECSELSSGYDATSPVRQQNIFPDKENVTPASRVLKSIGRKVLGSRMDNSVSAEYTPNRSISKREGNDLPSKSKGFHTVDCEAFYSDKENLTPISTGGMKARSCLPKNLFPVDADQDQEAFCSDKENSTPVSSVAQKTRDVSENRARIESAITNKRVVDRLPFQTLLSNSPLRPTSSFDCTQADAGEANFSIRLEDELNSLTNKKRESNRVGEVVKVWTMVADTDCLLDDESRKSIMLLKGIKGTHLIIPRIVIRELECMKQREGMFKRSSKATSIIQWIEDCVENESWWIHVQSSSEMLPVAPTPPATPTETQRYSEESEATAAAGAFNSMLSLFSPRSFTGIFSPRSLTDIVSPKTEDRVLDCALLFNKLRGSSQNMVILSNSVNLKIKAMSEGLLCEGAKEFRETLMNPCSGRFMWAASVPRGAAWSRLDEAALAENYYNSHRESRRNAAPRPVEDARGLKLILLHNSSSLCPRSGDQLRR from the exons ATGgcaacgacgacggcggcgggggaCGTGGAGGCGGGGGCGGGGTCTCCGATCGCGGCGTTCGCGGTGGCCAAGGGCGGCGTCGTGCTGAAGCACATCTTCCTCAACGGGCCGCCGACggaggcggcgcggcgcggcccGGATCGGGAtcgggtggaggaggaggcggaggatccGCCGGTACTGTTTGGGCGGCACCCCGACTGCCACGTCCTCATCGACCACCCCAGCgtcagccgccgccacctcgagGTCCGCTGCAAGCGGCGCCAGCGCCGGATCACCGTCACCGACCTCTCCTCCG TGCATGGGACCTGGGTCTCGGGCCAAAGGATCCCACCAAACACGCTGGTGGAGTTGGTGGCTGGTGATACACTACAGCTCGGGGCCTCCAAGAGGGAGTACCGGCTTCATTGGCTTTCCCTGCGCGAGGCATTTGAGATGGATGACCTGCTGCCACCACTtgttgaggaggacaaggaggatatcCATACTCATCAG GAGGCACGGAATCAGTTGGTGCCTGAGCAGAGGGAGCCAATGGAGACAAAAACTCATCAG GAGACAAAACATCAAGTGGTAGCAGAACAAACTGAATGTTGGGCTGAAGCGATCCCCTCGGCACCACCATTGCCTGAGTCTTCGCTCTCACATTTTCATGACAACAGAGTGGGAGTGATAAAGGAAACGATTGTTAGTGAGAATTCAATTACAGAATCTGTTGCCTCTTCAGTAATACAGGCAGCTGGAAAACCAGTCCAATCAGACAAACAGAAATCGTCAGGCACCATGTCCCGAAGGGCCAAGTTGAAGTCAGTGAAATCTCTTTACATTGACACAGGAAGGAGAAGCAGGACTTTGAGCTACAGCTACAAGAACGAGGAAGCCCAAAATGAGAATCTTGTATGTTCTCAAAACTGCAAGGGAGAATGTGCAGCCTGCATGGTTTTGTTTGATAATTCTGACGTCAAAGCTGGAGAGAAGGAAAAGATGATTGCACCAGAAAAGGTCCACATCAACCCACATGTCATGGACAGCATTACCATGGAGAGGAATCAAGAAGTGCCAAACCCTCTGAATTTGGAGCTCTCAGATAATGAGAAGTCCATACTGAATTTTGCTAAGGAGACAGAGCAGCATGACATTTTCTCTGAAATCTCTATCCCACAAGATTCATTTGATACAAAACCACAGATGGGACCAGAGTCACCGTGTTCTATTTCCCCTTCGGTTTTCAAATACGAAGCCTTGGCGAAGCAAACCTCACAGCTGGATTCTACTATACATATGGAATCCTATGAGGCCATGCCAGAAAATCCTTTCATGAATGACATGATTGATGGAAACACGAATAGCCACCAAGAGATGAAGCATGATGGTTCGTCCCATCATAAATTGGGTGGAGGTCTGTCAAACAAGGAGGAAATGACCCAAAATAAGATTGTTGTGGAGGACTGTCAGCTTGAAGGCATAATTTTGGGGAGTATATTCGACAACTTGGATATAGAAGCAACTGAGGAAAAAGAAGAGATCAGTGTACTGGACAAGGAGACTACCACCCCTCATGTCTCGGGCAATATAACATTTGAGAGGAGTCAACTAATGTTGAAGCCTACCAGTACGCAAGAGTTGATGGATTCCATTTCCCCTCTGAATTTGGAACAGGACAACTTTTCAGAGAGTGAAAACTCTGTGCTCAAGATTGAAAAGAAGAGGAAGTCAAATGAACATACATCTGGAAGTTGTATTCCGTTAATGTCAGTTAAAACAGAATTTATGCTCATGTCGGATGACGATTTCAAAAATGACATCATTCTAGACAAGGAAAACTCAGTACCTCCTGGAAATCATGATGCTGCCATCTCCCCTGCTGAACAAGGAAACCTCTTTCTTGATGAGAATTTGGCACCTGCCTCCATGGATCTCAAGTCCATCTCTGGAAAGGTTCTTGGCTCAAGGATGGACAGTTCGGTGTCAGAAGAGTTCACTTCAAACAGGAGCATCCATCAAAGGGAATGCAGTGAACTTTCATCAGGATATGATGCTACCTCCCCTGTGAGGCAACAAAACATCTTTCCAGACAAGGAGAACGTGACACCTGCCTCCAGAGTTCTCAAGTCCATCGGTAGGAAGGTTCTTGGTTCAAGGATGGATAATTCAGTGTCGGCTGAATACACGCCAAACAGGAGCATCAGTAAACGGGAAGGCAATGATCTACCATCAAAGTCCAAAGGTTTCCACACAGTAGATTGCGAAGCTTTCTATTCAGACAAGGAGAATTTGACTCCTATATCTACAGGAGGTATGAAAGCAAGAAGTTGTCTTCCGAAGAACCTGTTCCCAGTGGATGCAGACCAAGATCAGGAGGCATTCTGCTCAGACAAGGAGAACTCTACACCAGTATCTTCTGTAGCTCAGAAAACAAGGGATGTATCTGAAAACCGTGCACGAATTGAAAGTGCAATCACAAATAAAAGGGTGGTAGATAGGCTCCCTTTTCAGACTCTTCTGTCAAATTCTCCCTTGAGACCAACTAGCTCATTTGATTGTACCCAGGCTGATGCTGGAGAAGCTAATTTCTCAATCAGGTTGGAAGATGAACTGAACAGCCTTACA AACAAAAAACGTGAATCCAATAGGGTTGGAGAAGTGGTGAAAGTCTGGACCATGGTGGCTGATACAGATTGTCTTCTTGATGACGAATCAAGGAAGTCTATAATGCTACTAAAAGGCATAAAGGGAACCCATCTGATCATACCAAGGATTG TGATCCGGGAGCTGGAATGCATGAAACAGCGGGAGGGCATGTTCAAGAGGTCATCAAAGGCCACCTCCATAATCCAATGGATCGAGGATTGCGTGGAGAACGAGAGCTGGTGGATTCATGTGCAGAGTTCATCCGAGATGTTGCCAGTAGCACCAACCCCACCTGCAACTCCTACAGAAACGCAACGCTACAGTGAAGAAAGTGAAGCCACTGCTGCTGCCGGCGCCTTCAACTCAATGCTGTCCCTCTTCTCACCAAGGAGCTTTACTGGCATCTTCTCCCCAAGAAGCCTCACCGACATCGTTTCCCCCAAGACCGAAGACCGTGTCCTCGACTGCGCCCTCCTCTTCAACAAGCTTAGAGGCAGCAGCCAGAACATGGTCATCCTGTCCAACAGCGTCAACCTCAAGATCAAAGCCATGTCAGAG GGCTTGCTGTGCGAGGGAGCCAAGGAGTTCCGGGAGACGCTGATGAACCCTTGCTCTGGGAGGTTCATGTGGGCTGCGAGCGTGCCGAGGGGGGCGGCGTGGTCACGCCTGGACGAGGCCGCGCTGGCGGAGAACTACTACAACAGCCACCGTGAATCCAGGAGGAATGCTGCCCCGAGGCCCGTTGAGGACGCCAGGGGCCTGAAGCTGATCCTGCTGCACAACAGCTCCTCCCTCTGCCCGCGTTCCGGCGACCAACTCCGTCGCTGA